tcaacagtctaacAGTACATTTACACTGATTGGCGTGATGGTCTGAAAGGGAGGTGTTCACCATcatgcacaggtcagtttcctctgctgagatgcgcaaagcACTGTTAAcatacaaatgcgccaaagtcagagcacacctgcctgaccaatgacaactggcacactgattggtttatttcattttatgccaaaaacacacacatgacccATAAGACAATTACGTCATGCCTTTTGCGAGTTTCGAGCCACGCAGAATTTACTTCCATTGATCTTCGAAGGTGATATAGTCTTTGAAATGAATTTAcaataaattactacatttagTGGGGATTGGtgtgaaatatttaattataGAGAAATGTATTTACTTTTTAAGAGCAATAGTAATAGAATCCAGGAATCACATTAAAGATCTTACTCTGATCAGACCCAAACCTCCTCAAACTATCATAAATCAGTGTCTGAGGCATCGTTCATAACCACCATGTACAATAATCTTCTGTGAGGAAGCTAGGTATAATCAAAGATCTGTCCCCAATCACTAGCACCCAAGATTAAATCAGACTCAGCTGGCTTTTCTGACACATTTCATATCACACCACACTGAATGACTGTGTTCACGTCTCAAGGATTAAATTATACTAAATTTTTGGAAATGAAGAAGATTGCCCTTTAAGCTGTAAACCTGCTGTTACTATTGATTTAAGCATCTATTTTTATCACCTCTGAGTAATTTTACTAGAACAGCCTTCTTATATCTGTGAACTATAGATAAGAAATCTATGTCTGTATATAGACACCTTCACATGATGTGAGAAAACCAGTTCATGCTTTTGTCAGTACTGGGTCAGACTAGGTGAGGTAGGAGTAGGAGAAACAGTCTGGATGTTTTAGCAGTTCCAAAATTAAACTCTACTTAGTCCAGTCTGACAGTATATGTTCTATATGTGGATTTTCCACAGAATttgagaaaaacattaaacattaatgttCAATTCACCAGCTTTAATTATAAGTTAAAAAACATTCACCCTTAAAGCTAAACCTTAGAGATCATCCAAATGAAGCCAAATGACTGTAAAATGTCTGTCCTATGATGGGATGGCTTGGCTGCCTACCTATTTAATGTCACTTGCTTTGCATGAGAACACACAAAGTCTGTCATAGGGCTCTACAAACCTATACACACACAGCTAAAGTAGCCAATGTAGCAGTGCAACATCTCTATCTACAATATTAGTCTTACACTTATACTAGCTGCTCTTGATGTAAGATAGCTATATATATAACTTTTCTGTAAACTGTGGCTGTGACCTGAAATGCTTCCATATTAATGCTCCATATTTATCATGTTTTGATCACATATAATTTGCTATTATTTCACTATTGTTAGTCTATACTATCAATATGTTATACATATTAACGAGTATTTACCTTCCACAttgatttaaaaggtaaaaaaaatatattttcagatATTAGTTTACACTTACTGATttccaaaaaaaatcactttcccCTTCTCACGcttttaaatgataataatatacagtagcagtcaaaatttagacacactttaaattcagtgcttttttcattattttaaaatgttctgaattgtagattactactaaaataatccaaactatgatgaaaaactaAGTAATTTCTTTAAAGTAGGCACAGATGACATCTTTGCACATCTCGGCTGAAACTtcttcagtcagctttatgaggtagagtcacctggaacagctttcacttaacagctgtgctaaatttgtcataaataaattacttaactttcttgttctcttaatgtgttgtgaagaggtagagttggtatagaatgaatagccctatttgagtaatgttctaatccatattatggcaaaaactacttaactaaaaaaggaaaaatcattATGATGAAACATAACGATAACCCCccctcaaagaaaaaaataataaaaataatacagctGGTTATCCAGCTAAATCCTATGCTGGGCAACAGCTAGTTAACAAGCTAGCCTACCAGTCACCGAAATgcattacagagtattttggtttgtttaacacttttaatcacgttgatgattccttatgtgctcccTCATAATGTGGATGAGTTTTAATTTGcaatgtgtccaaacgtttgactggtaatatatttatgtattaggTAGTGTGCTGCTGTTATAATATTAACAAAATTTCCAAGCCATCAAGACAAATAATGAAAATATTCATATTCtttataaaacctttttttaattaaataaacacaatttactCCAAAAATACTGAGAGACTgaacacatgtgtaattacactcTATTCACCATAATGTCATGTGGGGAACAACTAGACATTCAACCCAAAGTCAGAGATTCATAACCTGTTTGCAGTCTAGGAGACAGAAGTCAGTCAATGGAAAATGTTATTTCTCAGCACATGTCCAGTTACTGCTTTCCATTGTATATCTGAATAAGCCTGAACTCATCTTCCCACACATGAGTTCAGCATCCCTCACTGCAGTCCCAGATGAGTGAATCCAGCCACAGGCAGCGGCACTCTgcctttctttctcctcttcagTCCCTCTCCCTCTTCCCGAGGCTCAGCCATCCGGCTGTGGGAGAGCAGAGAGAAAAACTGGAACCTGTGGCCCATCTTCTCAGGGTTAATCAGCATGTTGTAGCTTTGGATGAGCTGAGCATGTGTAGAAGCATCACGGCAGTTTCTTAACAAGACCTGACGGAGgacaaacatttattaaaaagtgtGTGACAGTTGTTTATGGTTTCAATTATGATTATAGTTTTAATCTGGGTACAACTGGTTAAAACAATATAGACATTTTGGTCATAACACACAGGAACCAAGCTAGGAAAAGCCCCTTCTAATGTATCTTGAGAGTAGCAGGAACACATGAGAACTGCTTTGTATCAACATAAGgtcaaaatatacatacatacctgatttaattattaattttgttgTGCTGACAGTtccaaaatactgtattttatatataaatcttGCCAAGGCCAAGGTCTTctatatattgtcatattgcacTGGAGTAGCATTTTAAAagaattgtatatatttatctcATTATATTGCTGGAGTGCCTTTTTAAAATCTAATGGTGCTGTATATAATGTGAAGACTCATTTCTTATAAATATGTCCAATTCCTTTAAAAAGTACAATTTCTACCTTCTTACATAAACAAAACAGATTAATTAACGAACTGAAATATAAAGTGTGTTGGTCTGTCTACAGATAATTAGTCAGTCTTACTTGTAAGCGTGTGTCAATTCCCATGTTCTTCAGGAAGAGTCTCTGTGTGATAGGTCCCATACAAACAACCTCATCTCCAGCCATCCTTCTCAGGTAGCTGAAGTCCACGTCTGCAGTTAGATCTGCAGTGCCAGGGGCCAGCAGAACATCGTGCAGCTTATGGCCCCGGAAGCCCTTCAGAAGAAAACTCAGTTTAGTCTAGATTTTTCTTAGTACATTTCAGAAGTACTTAGAAACTCTACCTTTCTCTTACTGGCATGCTTATTACTATTAAACCTATGACACCTTTACTACagcatattaaaataaaacaagtcTACATCATCCAGTGCTTCTTCCTCAGCACATTTTAGAGGACTGCCTGCTTTAATATACACACTGGAACTCTGAAAGAGCTTGATAATGAGCTGCTCAGTTGAATTAGGTCTGTTGGGAGAAGGGAAACCATAAATTTGCAGGGCAGGTAGGTTACAGGACCAGGACTGAAAAACCATGACATAATTCCATCACTCAATCTGGGAAAATATGCTAGGATTTAGGGTGGGCATATGGccctaatataatatcacaacatttcatggtatttcacaaaacaatatattttttattaatttcaagaccATATCACTGTCTGAAACAAAATTAATATCAACAGTGTGAAACATTCAGCAAAGACATAAAAATCTGTGAactgtgtttttctattttgtaaaaagtattttttttacgatattattgtgtacgatacaatatggcacacccccagtAAGTAAGTCTGTTAATTATTACTTAAGTACTTACTACTTTAGTGTGGTTTTAGGTAAGTGCTGATGTGTGATTAAGACACTATGATACCTGGTATGATATAAATTATAATTGGTAAGGTTACAAAGTACAAAACTAAAAATGTAAAGCTCAGAATCTCTATAAAGGTGGAAATCACTGAAATACTGCTTTAAGTTACTCATATCTCTAGTATTGTATGTGTATTGAAtgtctacacaaacacacactcctgcaTGTTGAACACTGTGGTGTGTAGGGCAGATGGGCCTCATTAAGCTGAGTGATTACACCCGAGGACATCTGACCTCAAGTTCCTAAAGTCACATGCAGAGGGCAAAGAGGGCAGACTGGACTCAGACACACTGATAAACAAACAGTCAGCTTGATAGAACAGCTTTCATTGAGGAAGCTCACTCTGAAAGTGTCTGTCTTTGTCCCATCATGTCCGTAATCTGCAATCAGTGCCGCACCACCTTCCACCGCAATCTGATTGGCCAGCTTCTGGACAATGACTCCACTGTCTGGGCAAACCTCCACATGCTCTCGCTTCTCATCTGCCTGTAAAATAAGAAGAAGAAcgacaaaatgaaacagaaacaagacaaaacaacagcATTAGCTACATATAAATTCCATTACCTGTTAGCTAATAGCATAGATGTTAGCACATATAACAAACAAGAATGTAGCAATACAACATATCACACTGCGCAATATTATCTTATATTGTACCACTGTATTAAGACTAGCTTGAGCCAAACATATTAGCTTGACTTAAGTGTTGGCTTTACTTTCAGAAAGTTCACTTGTATAGTGTTAAACGctccaaaaaaacatatttccattatttttattattatttatgttttaaagaCGTATTGACTGAAGAATGtatcaaataaacatataaatttgTTAATAGTATATGATTCCTAGAGGTCAGAGCTGGGCAGGAAGATTAGTTTAGAGACGTTTAGTGGAACTCTTCTGGCATTAAACCGAGGGCTTTCTCTCAATCACTGCACACATGATGTAAACCTCTGGCAGCCCATTTAAAGAGTGTCATTTTCCCCCAGAGAAGCCAGATCAAACACATCTCTGAatgtataaactatataaaagagGTTCTGATTCCAAGGAAatcaatgtttgtgtttatttaatctTTTCCTAATGAACTCTTGGGGATTATTTCCACACTTTCACATATCTTCACAACCTGTAATGCAATGCACCACAAAGTTTGCaatcaatgtttttaaaagcattaaataataataaatgcaagTAAGTCCACAGATTTCAGATAATAATGCTTAAATGCACTCACACACAGAGCagattattactgtatataatgttTTACTGTTCCTAATACAATTTTACTAGAGATTCCATTATAAAGTCTAAGCACTCACTGGTATAAGTGTAGTAGAGGCCAGTGTAGGAGCAGGAAAAACCACAAATCTCAGCTTCTCTGGAGCTTCTGGGTCAATATCAACCATGATCTCCCTCCAACCCTTCTCTGTTTTCTATAAAAACACAATCAATCATAAAAACTCATTACACACATGAAACTAAGAGAATGTATCCTTGTTTATGGGTattatatttctttattgttttattactattatactTCTGCTGTAGAAAACTTTATTATAGGTTTtatttagaaagaaagaaatatgaaTCATAAAACCACTAAATATATAAGTTACAAACAAGTTATAAATAAGTTGGTTAGTAAATAAGTTACTTACTTTGCAGAGACacttacttttaatgttttatcaGTAAACACAATTTACTAcaattggggaaaaaataaaatattgtatgtCTAAATCACTGTGGCATATTTGATTTTTTAGGATTTGTATACATGAAAAAGATTTGTTAACTTATTTTCACTTTGAAAATCACCATATAATCTGATTAatagtgttcaaactttttaatatggatgtttattttaaaataaaatgtaatcatgTAAAAATACAAATCACAGTGCTGTATTActttttattcgtttttatttcgtaattatttgtttttaaatgctaCCTCTTTATGTTTATGCAACTAAATCGTGTTAATAAATGTCATGTTACTCAAATTGCACTATAATTTAACAAACAACAATCTCAATGTTCTGCTTACCTGAAATTTGTGAATTGGCAAAGCATCAAAAAACTCATGGGCCAAGAATATACTGAACCCTATTGGTAAAGAGAAAGATACAACTATAATAAGAATCAGTTTATATAAATGAGCTTGTTGCTAAAGTATAAAGCATGTTTACCTCTGGGAACATCCTCTACCCTGTGGTACCATGAGACTGGCAGGCCGGACTGTGTGGTCCCAGTACGGTACACCCCTTCttcatcactcacacacacctgagtGTGATCTCCGGCCAGACATTCAGCCTGGACCTGGCTTAACTTTGGGCTGACCTCAACCAGGTGCACAGACACTGCTGCCCCTTTCAATGCTGACTGCAGCTGACTGAaaacctgtaacacacacagaggTAAACACTTGTTACTGTACCCTTTCTGGACATGGGGTCATGCACATATCCTAATACACAACATATACTTAATGTTCACATATATACTGCAATAATACAGATAAACACCTCTGCACtttataatgtatattttatttatttccccaTATGATCAGTTTGTCAAATAAAAAGAAATTGTCCTCTACAATATGCAGAAAAAATGGCATATTTATTAGCTATGAACCAAATATTCAGCAACCGAAAAGTGACAAAACAGAATAATTTAcattaaacaatagaataatTGAATCACAACCAGTATGTAGTGAGTCACTCTTTGTAAATGCAGCAATAGTGAAAAAAGTGGCTAAATAAAAGACAACCtgcaaaaacagtatttggtacttaattcaataataatagagcaatgtgtttttattattattattattattattaagaaattTCAATTAAGAAACAGTGAAGGTCAGATGAGATCTGAAGACCAAGAGAACTCTTAGAGAGAACAGCTATGAACAAGCCTTAGAACGccttgccaactgtgaagcataaAAGCGGTTTGGTGTTGTGTGAGGGAAAATGGTTTCCAAAGAATTTAGGAATATATTGTGAATGCAAAAACCCTGAGTAAAATTTTATGTATCAGGAGGTAATTACTAGGGGTAGAAAgtgaatttatttttaaagattgATTAGATGGTGAAACaagatatgtaaatatgtattttgGGTTGGATAATTCACAACACAGCTgaacagtgccctctactgttcatttaccctcctgttatgttatgggtcaaattgacccgttttaaagtttgaagatctaggaaaagtagttaaaaacattattttagcatgaaacttcttctgcttgccctcattagtgtaattaacataatatgaaaatggttcatctcacatattcgCAACCATACCATgcaaaaactaaacctaaactaaaacttaactaaaaactaaaatgttatatttcaatgttatgtaaaagtattgtgttttatatgttggtttttcaaaagtaataaagaagtttgaacatgtatttttttttatgaaaaataactaaattatcCTAACTGAACCATTAGTtcgaggtaaggaacaccattgcagtaATGATGTACTGCTTcttagattttgttttgttttgtttcagacatcttttgtataattaaacattaaacattaatcaaattgacctgggaacaccattgttgttcctgacaaacaggagggttaaacattagaaacgatacAAACGTACTACAAGATAGCATCCTGAAATGCTGTATAGACTATTCAAATGATCTGTTTTAAGGGAACTAAATGGAAAGTTCGCCTGTAAAAACTGTATATACAAAAACTCTAATTTTTAAGACTTTCCTtaccccctttttatttttgtatccTCCCCTTTTACAGATTATTGCCTTTTAATGTCTGTATCTTCAGCTGTTACAGGTAAAATACCCATCAAAActgtaaataattttaaacataaTGTAAAACACTTTAAACTACTTACCCTGAGAATGTCACTTGTCAAAGACCCTCTTCCTGGCCCAAGTTCTACAAGCTGAAATGCTTTGGGTTTTCCTGCAGCCATCCACTCACTCACACACCAGATCCCAATCAGCTAGACCAGGAAAACATAATTCCTCATATTTCATTCACTAATATATAGaataattaagtaaaaattaTGCAAACAGTGATTTAGAGTGGAGAGACAGTGATTTagagtttttttctgtaaaatggtGTGCTGTTGATAAATTGCAGATCCATGCAGATTTATTTACAGTGGTGATAATAAGCAGTACACCAAACATTGTTTTATATATGTTACCTATTGAGTTTTATATGTACTGATGTACAAATAACTTAAACAATGATCACATTTAACAATgaattgatttaaaatatatacattagggcaaaaaatatatttttacacaataC
This genomic interval from Astyanax mexicanus isolate ESR-SI-001 chromosome 1, AstMex3_surface, whole genome shotgun sequence contains the following:
- the ndufaf7 gene encoding protein arginine methyltransferase NDUFAF7, mitochondrial; the protein is MFSISRTCMRSFTHIPAPNRLSLLDCYLGCSQRAAGRWTGISSRRCLSSVEGQTVPSMLRHLTSKIKATGPITVAEYMREVLTNPVSGYYVKNDMLGAEGDFITSPEISQMFGELIGIWCVSEWMAAGKPKAFQLVELGPGRGSLTSDILRVFSQLQSALKGAAVSVHLVEVSPKLSQVQAECLAGDHTQVCVSDEEGVYRTGTTQSGLPVSWYHRVEDVPRGFSIFLAHEFFDALPIHKFQKTEKGWREIMVDIDPEAPEKLRFVVFPAPTLASTTLIPADEKREHVEVCPDSGVIVQKLANQIAVEGGAALIADYGHDGTKTDTFRGFRGHKLHDVLLAPGTADLTADVDFSYLRRMAGDEVVCMGPITQRLFLKNMGIDTRLQVLLRNCRDASTHAQLIQSYNMLINPEKMGHRFQFFSLLSHSRMAEPREEGEGLKRRKKGRVPLPVAGFTHLGLQ